The Nicotiana sylvestris chromosome 6, ASM39365v2, whole genome shotgun sequence genomic sequence atatacaaaggaaccatcttcacGCTTGcacaaatacacacaatgatcgtatttgcttctcttgtacccttgccgcaacataaactcgtcaaatcgcttgtaccattgtctagaagattgtttcaatccgtacaacgatttttcaagtttgcataccatattttcttttccagcaactttgaatccttctggctgagtcatgtagatttcctcctccaagtttccatgtaaaaacgcagtttttacatccatctgaactagttccaaatccaactgtgctaccaaaaccaacataattctaatggaggaatgttttacaactggagaaaatacttcattaaaatcaattccctccttttgagcatatcctttggccaccaatcttgctttgtagcgaacatcttcttggttaggaaatccttcttttttTGCAAATatccatttgcacccaattgctttctttcttttcaggagattggccaatctccatgtatgattctgatgaagggactgtatttcatcattcatggcaatcctccacttatcttcttctgaactttggactgcatCTTTACAAGTGgcaggaacatcatcagctacaattgaggcggcacaagcaaccgtctctataagaTGAACGAgtttgttattgtcctttttggcctgctatttgcaattgattcaagttgttgttgaggttcctgagttggaatatccctctctactggctcttcttccagaggataatcttcatttgtttcctcctctgcttcttgtgtaggaaaaataaattttccctcaaactccacctgcttagaagcaccatcattttgtttggtatcttctgttaccttatttatcatagcagattcatcaaaggtaacatccctgctgaatattactttctttgtcataggacaccataagcgatatcctttgactccagaagtaatccctataaaaatagccttctttgcccttggatccaactTTGACTCCCTCatatgataatatgcagttgaaccaaatacgtgcaaagagtcataatctacagcagactttccataccatttttcaaatggtgtcttgccatcaataacagcagatggtaagcgattaatgaggtggcatgcatatgtaactacctcagcccaaaattcttttcccaagccagcattggacaatatacaccgtaccttctccagcaaggtccggttcatacgttctgccactccattctgttgtggtgtatgtctgacagtgaagtgcGGGACGATGCCATctttttcacagaccttattgaaatgatcatttttgtattcaccttcATTGTccgtgcgaatacacttgatcctcatgcctgtttgattctccatcatcgtcttccatttgagaaaaattcccaatacttcatctttgctcttcattatatacacccacactcttcgggaaaaatcatcaacaaaggttataaaatagtgcttcccacccaatgaaggtgttttggaaggaccccaaacatcagagtgtatataatccaaaatgcctttagtattatggatcgttgtaccaaatttaacccttgtctgtttccctttgacacaatgctcgcaaaactccaagttgcaagcctttactccttttaacaatccttgatcttatagagttttcaaggattttcctccagcatgtcccaagcgcatgtgtcatagcctggttgcttctgcctctttgtcgtcactagatgtcactgtcgctgtcccaataattgtactgccacgatagcggtacatattattgttcttccgattagccttcattaccactagtgcaccggagcatactctcatcactctattttctgcaatgattttgaacccttttgattctagggctcccacagagatgagattcttcttcaaatccggtacatatcgaacatttgttaatgttctgatcattctatcatggttccttaatcgtattgaaccaatgccatatgaggtaagagggctgttatccgctgtgtagatgactccatattctccttcttgaaaatccacgaaccagtccctgttgggatacatatgatagctacaagccgagtccatcaaccatatgtctgatgatgttgatggctctgttgtaactaatgagaagtctgaatcatcacaatcagctatatttgaatccataatggcctttccattgttatgtttggccttattcttcaacttcggacagtctttcttccagtgtcccttttctcgacaaaaggcacatttatctttgctgggtctagatcttgacttggatcttcccttctttgtcctcatttgattttgaggatgacccctcacaaccagtgcttctccttctccgccattttgtttttctccctttctttattCATAgttgtacaaagccgaacaaacttctctgagagaaatttcgtcattcccatgaagtagagtagtttcaaggtgctcgtactcatcaggaagtaaCCCCaataacatcaaggccaagtcaccatcatcaaaagttgcatccatattttgcaaatctgtgaccaacttattgaaaccgGTGATATGTTCGTTCattgtggtaccaggaacataggtgaagcgaaacagtctcttcttcatgtacaatttattttgactgtttttcttcaaaaatttatcctccagtgctttccataatttacttgtagaagtttcctttgtgtatggatatttatGCTCTCTAACAAGGTAgtatcgaatggtaccgcaagcaacacgattgataattctccaatcttcttctccaataacatctggtcttttttcttcaatggcaagatctagcccttgttgaaaaagaacatctagaacctcgccttgccacatcccaaaatatcctgatccgtcaaaaatttctaccgcaaatttcgcatttgacacaattcttgtcataagcgaagatgccaatgatgacgtattgttgacacttgatgtagattcttcttgtttattgtctcccatctttgacacgaATATTATTTAATatctgacgacacaaatcaagattatttcctttctggtgtggaagatcagactaagctgcaaccacagagcatacttagacaataccttggctctgataccaattgttgcggaagccaaatatatatagtgtgaatgagtcacaactactataccaaaaattatggcagccaccaaataataaataagacaataaaacaataataaaaggaacaccaaagtttacgaggttcggctaattttgcctacttcctcggacacaaccaatattttattccactccaaaaatacaagtgaaataatactaaagagagaagatacaaatgccttaagaagataagaagacaaatgagaaatgtatttaaatcctaaacattaggccttcttttatagggaaaaattctCAAACCCAAATTGTCACCTACTCGGTAGGACTTTTGACAATCAACAGCATCAAGTGACATTAGGGCCTAGCTTTTATGATCTCGGTATTAGAGTTTCACCGGCAACTGTTGCAGTTCCCTCTTAACTGCGCCAACTGCTCCACATTTCATTCCCCTTGCTTTACACTGTTGATTTTAATGTATGTTGTAAGGGAAGCAAGCATTTTGACAGTGTAACAAgtttttatattattattgtaTTTTGGCCTGTTAGTCTATGTCATTTGCCTTATAATTCAAGTTACTAACGGTTACCTAAGTTATCTTTTAGTTGAATTGATAAAGTAAAAAGTTATACTAGTAAGGTATATATGTGTGGAGTTAAACTTTAATTGCATCCAAAAGTCCAGTTAAAGGTCAAATTGCAAATAAGTAATCCATTAATCTAACAAATAAGTAGGGAATGACCCATTGACCATTAGATGTCTTTAGACTTTAGTCCATATCTTACTATCAAATAAACAACACATTACAATTATAGCTTGTAACTTTATCAGCTAATTAAATTTCTTCGCTTTCCACGAAAATGgggaaaaaagaggagaaaataaagGAAGATTCAGGTCAAATTTTGCTAATTTCAACCTGAAAAATAAAACTTGCATAATACAAATGTAGCTTCTTGTTTCTTTTTCTATGGCTCAATTTCCTACTTAAGAAATAGTCGTCAAATTGGAAACAAATTCTTCAATGTTTTTGTCTGAACTCCCTCCTTCATCCACAGCATTTCTAGCAAATTCCTTCCATTTCTTTGCATTTTCCCTAATTACTTTTCCTTTCTCTTCTTCCATCACTAATTTTATATTTTCTTCAATAATTTCTCTTCTAACTATCCCTTTGTCATCTTGTTTGGCTCTAACTCCCATCTCCCAAACATCGTGCACAAGCTTTGCATTTGTTGGTTGATCTGACCATTGTGGCATTGTCACCATTGGCACTCCCAAACTAATTGCTTCCAAAGTCGAATTCCATCCACTATGTGTGAGAAAACACCCTATCGATTTATGTTCCAACACTTGTAATTGCGGACACCATGATACCACGAAACCTTTATTCTCACTTGCTAATTTTAATTCCTCTATAAAGTTCTTGGGAAGTTTGGATTCTTCAGTGGATCTAACTACCCACAAGAAATTCTTGTTGCTATTCTTCAAACCCCATGCCAATTCTTCCATTTGCTCAGCTTCTAATTTAGCCATACTTCCAAATGATACATACACTACTGAGCTAATTGGTTGATGATTTAACCAATTTAGGCACTCTTTTGCCATTGGCTTGAAGAGACTAAGGCCATACTCTTTGTCATTTGGTAGCCTCTTGTCTAGGTACATGGATGGTATTGTTGGTCCAATTGTCTTGATTGGATAAAGCTTGGCCATCCAATCAATTACCTACATGTCAAAAAATTAGATACATGATAATCTGAATATactgaaaatgtaaataagatCTTTTTATGCTACTTATTAGTGCATTTTAGCATGTGATAGTAGGCCAGTTATCATTTTGTTACGTTACAAGGTAATTAAACAGCATTTATATTGTGGGTGAAACTAGTATTATTTACTTCAAAATGTTAATATATTCACTCCATATTGTATCTTCTTAAAGGTTTTACACGTGCTTTAATAAAGATATTTAATATCCCTAATTATAGGAGAGTATTTGTATAAACTACTTCTTTGTAAAAGTTTCACTTAATTAATACTCTGCTCCAACAATATGGTAAGCTTGAAAACAAGGTAAGAAATGTTTTTTTTGGTGTTTTTTGAAACGTTAAATATTACGAAAGAAATCCAATTTGTTGATACAATTACTCCTACAAATTTTGGAATCTGGATGAGAACTGAGAATAAGATATATGGATTTAATAgacaaagcaaaagaaaaaagtaGAATATTTCTGTTACCTCTTTCTCCAACTCATAGAAGCTGTTGATTAGGACCCAATCTACTTTCTCAAGATTTGAGAATTGATTAACCAACATTTCAACTAATTTTTCTGATTGAGGACTAGACTCAAAACTAGGTACATCTGAACTCTCAATTGTACTTGATAATCCAGGAATTAATATTTCTCCATCAACTTGAGTAGGAGGAAGTTTTAGTACCCCTTTATGTACATGGTAGTAAATGTTATCTACTACACAATTTTGTGTGAAAAAAGCAGCACTAACTAAACCAAAATCCTTTGCAACTTCAACAGCCCAAGGAAGGAATGGATCATAAACTATGCAATTCACAGGGCACTCACAATTTTCTAATTTCTTAATAAGTTGAGTCAGAGTATCGGAGCCAACTTCTTTGAATCGCGTTATGTAGGCCAAGAAAGATTCTGCTTGGTCGATGCCACCGTTGTAGCCATCGGATATGGCCTCGATTGACACTGAAGTTGGCAATTCTTGCATGGTTTTCAAGAAGGATTTTGTTGGTGATATTGTGATTTTAACACCTTTGGATTGTAAACGTTTGGAAAATTGGAGCATTGGGTTGATATGACCTTGCACTGGATATGGCAAAATCAAGCAGTGAGCTTTGTGAGTAgtactcattttatttttcttgcaactTGTCAATTGATGGAATGGCAAATTAAGATTTGAGAGGATGTGAAATCTTGTGGTGAAAATGTGGTTCTTATAGTTTGTTGATAGAGTTAGAAGTGTCAAGTTGGACCGACATTCCTAAGAAAGTGTCTTGGCTTCTTCTTCTTATTGATACGGATACCAACTTCTATTTGCCAACATGTGCACCGACGTAAGAAAATTGTGGGGTCCAATGCAATGGTCGAAAATCGGTGTGGCTTCGTGTGAactctacaacaacaataacatcccagtataattccacaagtggggtctggggagggtaatatgtacgcagaccttacccctaccctgagggaCAGAGAGACTGTtttcaggagaccctcggctcaagagagtAACAaaagacgatatattagtactatcaatagactcataataaaataacataaaatacataacataaaataacaaaataacaacaatataagaaatacgTAAAGGATGGAAAGTATATTAATATCCAACAGATAAAGCCATGcatcagtagcatcctaagactaactcctaactggctagtctcactctagtgcgctgtagaaatattcacaacttcccctaacctacaaccttaatgctcgacctccacaattccctgtcaagggccatgtcctcagtaatcctaagtcgtgtcatgtcctgcctgatcacctctccccaatacttcttaggtctccctctacctctcctcgtgcccaccacagccagtcgctcacacctcctcactggtgcatcaTTGCTCCTCCTTTGAAtctgcccgaaccatctaagtcttgcttcccgcatcttgtcctctatgggggccacgcccactttctctcgaatatcttcattcctaatcttatccatcattGTATGTCCGcgcatccatctcaacatccttatctctgctactttcatcttctggatgtgtgagttcttaaccggccaacactcggtcccatacaacatagcatgcctaaccactgctctataaaacttaccttttagtaacagtggcactttcttgtcacacaagactcctgtcgctaacctccacttcatccaccccacccctatacggtgtgtgatatcctcgtcgatctctccgatcccctgaataactgacccaaggtacttgaaactacctctcttagggatgacttgagagtcaagcctcacttccattCATGCTTCCGTCGGctcggccccaaatttgcactcgaggtattccgtcttcgtcctgctcaacctgaaacctttagactcaagggcatgtctccaaacctctagcctctcgttgacgccgcattgtgtctcgtcaattaggactatgtcatcattaaatagcatgcaccatggcacctccccttgaatatgatgcgttatggcatccatcaccagggaaaataggaaagggctgaacgcagacccttggtgcaaccctaTAACTACCGGAAAATGgtcggagtcgcctcctactgtcctaacccaaGTCTTagatccatcatacatgtctttaatcaccctaacgtaggcaaccgggacccctttaacctctaggcatctccataagacctccctaggaaccctgtcgtacgctttctctagatcgataaacaccatgtggagatccttcttcttatccctgtattattccaccatcctcctaataaggtggatgacttctgtggtagatcgccccggcatgaacccgaactggttatctgaaatagacaccgtccttcgcactctcatttctaccactctctcccagactttcatggtatgactcagtaatttgatacccctatagttgttacaggtctagatatcgcctttgttcttatacagcggaaccattgtactccacctccactcttcaggcatcctgttagtcttgaatataacattgAACAACCCAGTAAGTCATTCTAATCCTGGTCTACCCACACACTTCCAaagctcaaccggaatttcgtctggcccggtagctctgcccctcctcatcttacgcatagcctccataacctcatcgacctcaatgtccccacaataacttaattcatggggcctgtcggcattcctcaattcacctagcacaatatcctgatccccttcttcattcagaagtttatgaaagtaggtctgctatctcctcttaatctggtcatcccccatcaaaactttgccgtcatcatcttttgtgcacctcacttggtccagatcccgagccgtcctctctctTACCTTAATGAGtgggaataacttcttctcccctcctttgttccctagttcctcatacagacgagcaaaagatgtcgtcttagcctccattactgccatcttcgcctccttcctagctaccttatatctctcattgttcgctctcttctcctcctctctAGTGCTCCCTACGAACCGCAGGTACGCCGCCTTCTTCGCTTCCattttaccttggacaactgcattccaccaccagtctcctttgtggccaccggtgcggcccgaagatatccctaacacctctctcgccgccttccttatatagtcagccgtcgtcgaccacataatgtttgcgtccccactacttctccaagctcccattgtcgataaccttccttccaactcttgAGCTTTATCCTagtcaaggcgccccacctaatcatCGGACGAcctcgtactgacctcttcttcctccttatcctaataccaatgtccatcaccaaaagcctatgttgcGTTGCTAGGGTCTTacctgggataactttgcaatcctcgcacaaccttctgtcgcatctcttGAGCAGAAGATAGTCAATTTGAGTCTTTGCCACCGAACTTTTGTAAGTAACCAAATTCTCATTCCGCTTTGGAAAACTTGAGTTCgcaatcactagatcgaatgccttggcaaagtccaataGCGAAGttccccctccgttccgctccccgaaaccaaagccgccatgcacctcagtataactatctgcagacgacccaatatgaccattgaaatcttctcctatgaataacctctcggaaGGCGGAATACTACGCACGAtatcatccaacccctcccaaaagcgccttttaatctcctcatccaagcctACTTGCGGCGCATACACCCTAACGATatttaaagtacactcacccaccaccaatttaatagtcattagtctattattcacccgcctgacctctaccaccgactctctaatgtggctatctaccaggatacccactccattcttacccctcaggactccagagtaccataacttatacccatccacgtttttcgcccttgatctaacccacctagtctcctggacacacgctatattaatcttcttcttctgaagtatcttcgccaactctatagacttactcgttagcgaacctatgttccatgacccgattctcaacttATAGGCTCTCTTGCCCCCTCTACCTACCCTACCTCCCGTCCCACACCCTGACCCCGGCCCCACACTCTGCCCcgcccgaggacatgcccttaatctatcatcccagactACAGCCACTACACCTACGAAAAATCTCAAGAAGAATCACTAGTGCAGAACGTTCAac encodes the following:
- the LOC104225877 gene encoding UDP-glycosyltransferase 74G1-like — encoded protein: MSTTHKAHCLILPYPVQGHINPMLQFSKRLQSKGVKITISPTKSFLKTMQELPTSVSIEAISDGYNGGIDQAESFLAYITRFKEVGSDTLTQLIKKLENCECPVNCIVYDPFLPWAVEVAKDFGLVSAAFFTQNCVVDNIYYHVHKGVLKLPPTQVDGEILIPGLSSTIESSDVPSFESSPQSEKLVEMLVNQFSNLEKVDWVLINSFYELEKEVIDWMAKLYPIKTIGPTIPSMYLDKRLPNDKEYGLSLFKPMAKECLNWLNHQPISSVVYVSFGSMAKLEAEQMEELAWGLKNSNKNFLWVVRSTEESKLPKNFIEELKLASENKGFVVSWCPQLQVLEHKSIGCFLTHSGWNSTLEAISLGVPMVTMPQWSDQPTNAKLVHDVWEMGVRAKQDDKGIVRREIIEENIKLVMEEEKGKVIRENAKKWKEFARNAVDEGGSSDKNIEEFVSNLTTIS